The following proteins come from a genomic window of Nicotiana tomentosiformis chromosome 12, ASM39032v3, whole genome shotgun sequence:
- the LOC108947581 gene encoding uncharacterized protein, whose product MLVQTRSQFRKQNCEMDYKTFLQYNRRTVRSTISHRRKKVAGEKNVKMNAAAAVERNEDNEMTDALQLNDATADLHFTVSILYTVKTDSSQSYGLIETIMFDRRISA is encoded by the exons ATGTTGGTGCAAACAAGAAGTCAGTTCAGGAAGCAAAATTGTGAGATGGACTACAAAACATTTCTGCAATACAACAGGAGAACAGTAAG ATCTACAATATCTCATAGAAGGAAGAAAGTCGCAGGGGAAAAGAATGTGAAAATGAATGCTGCTGCTGCAGTGGAAAGGAATGAAGACAATGAAATGACTGATGCTCTGCAATTGAATGATGCTACTGCTGATCTGCACTTTACTGTGTCaatattgtatacggtcaaaaccgattcgagtcagtcgtacggactgatTGAGACGATAATGTTCGATCGAAGGATATCTGCATGA